The region GGCGATTCTCGACGGCGACGCCGAGCGGTACCGGCCCGAACGGTGAGTCGGAGCCGAACCGCTTAACCGCGCTACAGTCCCACAGTCGGATATGAGTGAACCACGCATTCTGGTCACCAACGACGACGGTATCGAGAGCCCCGGCTTCCGGGCGCTCTACGAGGCTCTCGAGGAGGTGGGCGACCCCATCGCCGTCGCCCCCTACGCCGACCAGAGCGCCATCGGCCGCGCCCGTTCGTTCGAGGCGAGCGTCCACGAGTACGACCTCGGTTACGCCGTCGAAGGGACGCCGGTCGACTGCGTCATCGCGGGCATCGAGTCGCTCTGTCCGGACGTCGACCTCGTGGTCGCCGGCTGCAACAAGGGTGCAAATCTGGGCGCCTACGTGATGGGTCGCTCAGGGACCGTCTCTGCAGCCGTGGAGGCGGCCTTCTTCGACGTGCCTGCCATCGCCGTTTCGCAGTACGTGCCGACGACCCCCGACCAGGTGTTCGAGAGCATCAACCCCCCGATGGAGGCCTACGCGGACGCCTGCGAGGCCGCCGCCTACCTCGCCGAAAACGCCCACGAATCAGAGGTCTTCGAGAG is a window of halophilic archaeon DL31 DNA encoding:
- a CDS encoding Multifunctional protein surE (TIGRFAM: Survival protein SurE-like phosphatase/nucleotidase~HAMAP: Multifunctional protein surE~KEGG: hmu:Hmuk_2355 stationary-phase survival protein SurE~PFAM: Survival protein SurE-like phosphatase/nucleotidase) produces the protein MSEPRILVTNDDGIESPGFRALYEALEEVGDPIAVAPYADQSAIGRARSFEASVHEYDLGYAVEGTPVDCVIAGIESLCPDVDLVVAGCNKGANLGAYVMGRSGTVSAAVEAAFFDVPAIAVSQYVPTTPDQVFESINPPMEAYADACEAAAYLAENAHESEVFESADYLNVNAPTPENADADGRPEMVVTEPSKLYAMSAEFDGETLRLKDEVWQRMQSGDIPDENGTDRRAVIDGKVSVSPLTAPHSVERHQRLDDLAAAFGELAEPAEE